A window of Acidimicrobiales bacterium contains these coding sequences:
- a CDS encoding TetR/AcrR family transcriptional regulator, translating into MPTAPLVSSTVDAHDPLTDRLLAAAVDVFTENGFEKAGVAAIARAAGVTTGAIYARWSGKQEMMLDALDLVMTDQLERLLSADGGDVTDILGALGAELLVRSPSADALIAEALVIARRDAEFQTMLTRRMAEQETKLARLIDDGKTDGLLDPTLPTEAIVALCHAISLGFAMLGSIDRELPVADGWNAVIQRLIIAARPISAVPPEAHPVENHPDENEEP; encoded by the coding sequence GTGCCCACCGCCCCACTCGTCTCGTCGACTGTCGATGCCCATGATCCGTTGACGGATCGGCTGCTGGCCGCTGCGGTCGACGTGTTCACCGAGAACGGGTTCGAGAAGGCGGGTGTCGCGGCCATCGCCCGCGCCGCCGGGGTGACCACGGGGGCGATCTACGCACGCTGGAGCGGCAAGCAGGAGATGATGCTCGACGCCCTCGATCTGGTCATGACCGACCAGCTGGAGCGTCTCCTCTCGGCCGACGGCGGCGACGTCACCGACATCCTCGGGGCGCTGGGTGCGGAGCTGCTCGTCCGATCACCGTCGGCCGACGCGCTCATCGCCGAAGCGCTGGTCATCGCCCGACGAGATGCCGAGTTCCAGACGATGCTCACCCGCCGAATGGCCGAGCAGGAAACCAAGCTCGCTCGGCTGATCGACGACGGCAAGACCGACGGCCTGCTCGACCCGACCCTGCCGACCGAGGCGATCGTCGCGCTGTGTCACGCGATCAGCCTCGGATTCGCGATGCTCGGATCCATCGATCGCGAGCTCCCGGTCGCCGACGGCTGGAATGCCGTGATCCAACGGCTGATCATCGCCGCACGACCGATCTCCGCAGTACCACCCGAAGCCCATCCCGTAGAGAACCATCCCGACGAGAACGAGGAGCCATAG
- a CDS encoding adenosine kinase, producing the protein MEASLDVVGVGNAIVDVISTVDDDFIAAHDLNKGAMTLIDADRATSLYAAMPPGIEASGGSAANTMAGLASLGSRSAYLGKVREDQLGEVFIHDLRAAGVGFDVPGAPEGPPTARCLIQVTPDAERTMNTFLGISAFLSPEDIDEAIVASAAITYCEGYLWDMDIAKEAIRGAMAVASDAGRTVSLTLSDAFCVDRHRAEWLELISDKVDLVFANESEICALFETDDFDRAASQIEGMVEVSALTRSAAGSVIVANGERIVVPAAPVAKVVDATGAGDLYASGFLHGLANGADLARCAELGGIAAGEVISHIGARSQVPLTTLI; encoded by the coding sequence GTGGAAGCCTCACTCGACGTCGTCGGCGTCGGTAACGCCATCGTCGACGTCATCTCGACCGTCGACGACGATTTCATCGCCGCCCACGACCTCAACAAGGGCGCGATGACATTGATCGACGCCGATCGGGCCACGTCGCTCTACGCCGCGATGCCACCCGGGATCGAGGCGTCGGGCGGATCGGCGGCCAACACCATGGCCGGCCTGGCGAGCCTCGGTAGCCGGTCGGCCTATCTGGGCAAGGTGCGCGAGGATCAGCTGGGCGAGGTCTTCATTCACGACCTTCGTGCCGCGGGCGTGGGTTTCGACGTGCCCGGAGCGCCGGAGGGCCCGCCGACGGCACGTTGCCTGATCCAGGTCACCCCGGATGCCGAGCGCACGATGAACACCTTTCTCGGCATCTCGGCGTTCCTGAGCCCCGAGGACATCGACGAGGCGATCGTGGCGTCGGCCGCGATCACGTACTGCGAGGGCTACCTCTGGGACATGGACATCGCCAAGGAGGCGATCCGGGGTGCGATGGCCGTGGCTTCCGATGCCGGCCGCACCGTCTCGCTGACCCTCTCCGACGCGTTCTGCGTGGACCGTCACCGGGCCGAATGGCTCGAGCTGATCAGTGACAAGGTCGATCTCGTCTTCGCCAACGAGTCGGAGATCTGTGCACTGTTCGAAACCGACGACTTCGACCGTGCGGCCTCGCAGATCGAGGGCATGGTCGAGGTCTCCGCGCTCACCCGCTCGGCCGCGGGGTCGGTGATCGTCGCCAACGGCGAACGCATCGTCGTGCCCGCCGCCCCGGTGGCGAAGGTGGTCGACGCCACCGGGGCCGGCGATCTCTACGCGTCCGGATTCCTGCACGGACTGGCCAACGGAGCCGACCTCGCCCGCTGTGCCGAGCTCGGCGGCATCGCTGCGGGAGAGGTCATCTCCCACATCGGTGCCCGCTCCCAGGTGCCCCTCACCACCCTCATCTGA
- a CDS encoding M1 family aminopeptidase gives MTDVDPRLPSHVVPHRYELVLEPDIPTSTFRGAATIDVEILEKTDEIVCNAIELEIESALIIVGEGAAAIEHAPDIRLDEASERLHLTLPADLSPGPARVQLSFRGILNDQLRGFYRSTYEDDAGEVHTIATTQCQSTDARRVFPCWDEPAYKATFATTLVVDPNHLAVANSAEVADTIDPDGRRRVTFAETMRMSTYLVAFVVGPLEITDPVDADGVPVRVVHRPGKGDLTPFALDVAVHALRWFTEYYDIPYPGDKVDLLAIPDFAFGAMENLGCVTFREVLLLVDPDRASQPELQVVADVINHELAHMWFGDLVTMKWWEGIWLNEAFATFMETSCSHAYRPDWMVWTTFGRSRAVAFDTDALATTRPIEFPVVTPQEAEGMFDVLTYEKGASVVRMLEQHLGAERFRDGVRHYLETHAYANTETSDLWDALEQVSGEPVRAMMDGWIHQGGHPVIEVEQMPDGLRLTQRHFTLDPAAAEAKRWAVPLGIRLDDDGEITDHRVTLDIESTTLETSGTLVTANADAAGFYRVAHGPVLGASIEASGPGARTASERHGLIDDAWALAIAGELTGDAWLRLARTMIDETDLTVWQALAAGFAGLERVANDEAKARLVEHVVELAAPALERLGLETATDDDDRTRELRATLVRLLGIVAGDAGVIDACRAMLGHADPTLAAAALAVIAHTDPSAGPAIRSTWQSADDPQTEQRHLRALADLPIPELPVLDDILAGEVRTQDAPYVIRRALTNPIAGPRVWEFTKSNWELIGERFPSNSVARLLEGISQLDTDALVADVSAFLGDHPVPQGAKQVAQHLERQRVNAAFRRRETTGFTGGS, from the coding sequence ATGACCGACGTCGACCCCCGTCTTCCCTCGCATGTCGTGCCGCACCGCTACGAACTCGTGCTCGAGCCCGACATCCCCACGTCCACGTTTCGGGGTGCCGCGACCATCGACGTGGAGATCCTCGAGAAGACCGACGAGATCGTGTGCAACGCCATCGAACTCGAGATCGAGAGCGCGCTGATCATCGTCGGCGAGGGCGCGGCGGCGATCGAGCACGCACCCGACATCCGGCTCGACGAGGCGTCGGAACGGCTGCACCTCACCTTGCCGGCCGACCTGTCACCCGGCCCCGCCCGAGTCCAACTCTCGTTCCGCGGCATTCTCAACGATCAGCTCCGAGGCTTCTACCGCTCGACCTACGAGGACGACGCCGGCGAGGTCCACACGATCGCCACGACCCAATGCCAGTCCACCGACGCGCGGCGGGTGTTCCCATGTTGGGACGAACCCGCCTACAAGGCCACCTTCGCCACCACGCTGGTGGTGGACCCCAACCACCTCGCCGTGGCGAACAGCGCCGAGGTGGCCGACACGATCGACCCCGATGGGCGCCGCCGGGTCACCTTCGCGGAGACCATGCGGATGTCCACCTACCTCGTCGCCTTCGTCGTCGGACCCCTGGAGATCACCGACCCCGTCGACGCCGATGGCGTGCCGGTGCGGGTCGTCCACCGTCCCGGCAAGGGCGACCTCACCCCGTTCGCACTCGATGTCGCCGTCCACGCGCTGCGATGGTTCACCGAGTACTACGACATCCCCTACCCCGGCGACAAGGTCGACCTGTTGGCCATCCCCGACTTCGCGTTCGGCGCCATGGAGAACCTGGGCTGCGTCACGTTCCGCGAGGTACTCCTGCTCGTCGACCCCGACCGGGCCAGTCAGCCCGAACTGCAGGTGGTCGCCGACGTCATCAACCACGAGCTCGCCCACATGTGGTTCGGCGACCTCGTCACCATGAAGTGGTGGGAAGGCATCTGGCTCAACGAGGCCTTCGCCACCTTCATGGAGACGTCGTGCAGCCACGCCTACCGACCCGACTGGATGGTGTGGACCACATTCGGTCGCTCGCGGGCCGTCGCGTTCGACACCGATGCGCTGGCCACCACGCGCCCCATCGAGTTCCCGGTCGTCACACCGCAGGAAGCGGAGGGCATGTTCGACGTCCTCACGTACGAGAAGGGTGCCTCGGTGGTCCGCATGCTCGAACAGCACCTCGGCGCAGAGCGATTCCGCGACGGCGTTCGCCACTACCTCGAGACACACGCCTACGCGAACACCGAGACCAGCGACCTCTGGGATGCCCTCGAGCAGGTGAGCGGCGAGCCGGTTCGGGCGATGATGGACGGCTGGATCCACCAGGGCGGCCACCCCGTGATCGAGGTGGAGCAGATGCCCGACGGCCTACGACTCACACAACGCCACTTCACCCTCGACCCCGCAGCCGCCGAAGCGAAGCGCTGGGCGGTGCCGCTCGGCATCCGGCTCGATGACGACGGCGAGATCACCGACCATCGGGTGACGCTCGACATCGAGTCGACCACCCTCGAGACCTCCGGCACGCTCGTGACCGCCAACGCCGACGCAGCCGGCTTCTACCGCGTCGCCCACGGACCGGTGCTCGGTGCATCCATCGAAGCGTCGGGTCCGGGCGCCCGCACCGCGTCCGAACGTCACGGCCTGATCGACGACGCATGGGCGCTCGCCATCGCCGGTGAACTGACCGGCGATGCGTGGCTGAGACTCGCCCGCACCATGATCGACGAGACCGACCTGACCGTGTGGCAGGCACTCGCCGCCGGGTTCGCCGGGCTCGAGCGCGTGGCGAACGACGAAGCCAAGGCCCGCCTCGTCGAACATGTCGTCGAGCTGGCCGCACCCGCACTCGAACGCCTCGGTCTCGAAACGGCCACCGACGACGACGACCGCACCCGGGAGTTGCGCGCCACACTCGTGCGTCTCCTCGGCATCGTCGCCGGCGATGCCGGGGTGATCGACGCGTGCCGAGCGATGCTCGGCCACGCCGATCCCACCCTCGCGGCAGCCGCCCTGGCCGTGATCGCCCACACCGACCCCAGCGCAGGACCGGCCATCCGTTCGACCTGGCAATCCGCCGATGACCCCCAGACCGAACAGCGACACCTGCGAGCGCTGGCCGATCTCCCGATCCCCGAACTGCCGGTCCTCGACGACATCCTCGCCGGAGAGGTTCGCACCCAGGACGCGCCGTATGTGATCCGCCGGGCGCTCACGAACCCGATCGCCGGTCCACGGGTGTGGGAGTTCACCAAGTCGAACTGGGAACTGATCGGCGAACGCTTCCCGAGCAACTCCGTGGCCCGCCTCCTCGAAGGCATCAGCCAGCTCGACACCGACGCACTGGTCGCCGACGTTTCCGCCTTCCTCGGCGACCATCCCGTCCCACAGGGCGCCAAACAGGTCGCCCAGCATCTCGAACGACAACGGGTCAACGCAGCCTTCAGGCGCCGGGAAACGACCGGTTTCACCGGCGGGAGCTGA
- a CDS encoding metallophosphoesterase yields MAPTFPFTRLEPVEVFAVEDCVAQLTWRDLPSGEVAVVVDGTTQALGSSGRRGAADISGLRPATTHSIAVQVDGRTVAEFAVPTTESLGGPARTKIATISDLHLGETGFGLLKEMTEPDHRERDYPLRCAQAAVAEATAWGADLLVIKGDITDYGMPEHWELFDELLDTIRIPVVAIPGNHDTFAKPGSLDAHEQLRQRALCPTDVQTVDIPGIRVIAADTTTPGHSWGRIHHLENRLIEAVDTHGPALVFFHHHLEPHRTPRIWPIGTPRRQAAPLLARLLEANPDLVISSGHTHRNRARTHGSATITEVGATKDFPGVWAGYVVHDNGIRQVVRRVAEPSCIEWNDRTHAAVGGVWGRWSPGRMADRSFVRNWRRAAAPAAQPSEASSASV; encoded by the coding sequence GTGGCCCCGACATTCCCCTTCACGCGGCTCGAGCCGGTCGAGGTCTTCGCTGTCGAGGACTGCGTCGCGCAGCTCACCTGGCGAGACCTCCCCTCCGGCGAGGTCGCCGTCGTCGTCGACGGGACGACGCAGGCGCTCGGATCGAGCGGCCGCCGGGGTGCTGCCGACATCTCCGGCCTGCGCCCGGCGACGACCCACTCGATTGCCGTGCAGGTCGACGGGCGAACGGTCGCCGAGTTCGCCGTACCGACCACCGAGTCACTAGGCGGGCCCGCCCGGACGAAGATCGCCACGATCAGCGACCTCCACCTCGGCGAGACCGGCTTCGGTCTCCTGAAGGAGATGACCGAGCCCGACCACCGCGAGCGCGACTACCCGCTGCGCTGTGCGCAGGCGGCGGTGGCCGAAGCCACTGCCTGGGGCGCCGACCTGCTCGTCATCAAGGGCGACATCACCGATTACGGCATGCCGGAGCACTGGGAATTGTTCGACGAGTTGCTCGACACCATCCGGATCCCGGTCGTGGCGATCCCGGGCAACCACGACACCTTTGCGAAGCCGGGGTCGCTCGACGCCCATGAGCAACTGCGGCAACGGGCACTGTGCCCGACCGATGTGCAGACCGTGGACATCCCAGGCATTCGCGTCATCGCCGCCGACACGACCACTCCCGGGCACTCGTGGGGACGCATCCACCATCTCGAGAACCGTCTCATCGAGGCGGTCGACACCCACGGCCCGGCGCTGGTCTTCTTCCACCATCACCTCGAACCTCACCGCACCCCCCGGATCTGGCCGATCGGCACCCCACGTCGCCAGGCCGCGCCGTTGCTGGCTCGTCTGCTCGAGGCGAACCCGGACCTCGTCATCTCGTCGGGCCACACCCATCGCAACCGGGCGCGCACACACGGGAGTGCCACCATCACCGAGGTGGGGGCAACCAAGGACTTTCCCGGCGTCTGGGCCGGCTATGTCGTGCACGACAACGGCATCCGCCAGGTGGTTCGCCGGGTGGCCGAGCCCAGTTGCATCGAGTGGAACGACCGCACCCACGCGGCCGTGGGCGGTGTGTGGGGCCGCTGGTCGCCAGGGCGGATGGCCGACCGGTCGTTCGTCCGAAACTGGCGCCGGGCGGCGGCGCCTGCCGCTCAGCCGTCGGAGGCGTCGTCGGCGAGCGTATGA
- a CDS encoding bifunctional 3,4-dihydroxy-2-butanone-4-phosphate synthase/GTP cyclohydrolase II: MTQLDSIDEAIEAFRRGEFLVVVDDEDRENEGDLIIAADAITEEKMAWMVRHTSGVICAPMTEQHADRLQLPLMVTENTEAHRTAFTVTIDLVVGNTTGISAGDRARTVAALADPHRSPREFSRPGHIFPLRARNGGVLKRAGHTEAAVDLCRMSGRVEVAAICEMTNDDGTMLRLDDCREFADRWGLRLISIADLIRHRRRREKLVEHFAAARVPTTYGDFMAHAYRSLLDGEEHVAYVMGDVEGGKPPLVRVHSECLTGDILASIRCDCGPQLHTALQNIADEGRGVLVYLRGHEGRGIGIGHKLRAYALQDGGMDTIEANEAQGLPIDSREYGVGANILADLGVTAMRLMTNNPTKLGGLEGYDLEITERVPIEIETNPENVRYLRTKRDRMGHTLADDASDG, translated from the coding sequence ATGACTCAGCTCGACAGCATCGACGAGGCCATCGAGGCCTTCCGGCGAGGCGAGTTCCTGGTCGTCGTCGACGACGAGGATCGTGAGAACGAGGGTGACCTCATCATCGCGGCCGACGCGATCACCGAGGAGAAGATGGCGTGGATGGTGCGCCACACCAGCGGTGTGATCTGCGCGCCGATGACGGAGCAGCACGCCGACCGACTCCAGCTGCCCCTGATGGTCACCGAGAACACCGAGGCCCACCGCACGGCCTTCACCGTCACGATCGATCTGGTGGTCGGCAACACCACCGGCATCTCCGCCGGCGATCGGGCCCGCACGGTGGCGGCCCTCGCCGACCCCCACCGCTCGCCCCGAGAGTTCAGCCGGCCGGGGCACATCTTCCCCTTGCGGGCCCGCAACGGTGGCGTGTTGAAGCGGGCCGGTCACACCGAGGCCGCCGTCGATCTCTGCCGCATGTCCGGTCGCGTCGAGGTCGCCGCCATCTGCGAGATGACCAACGACGACGGCACGATGCTGCGGCTCGACGACTGTCGCGAATTCGCCGACCGCTGGGGCCTGCGCCTCATCTCCATCGCCGACCTCATTCGTCATCGCCGCCGGCGCGAGAAACTGGTCGAGCACTTCGCCGCAGCCCGCGTGCCCACCACCTACGGCGACTTCATGGCCCACGCCTACCGCTCCTTGCTCGACGGCGAGGAACACGTGGCCTACGTGATGGGTGATGTCGAGGGTGGCAAGCCTCCGCTCGTGCGGGTGCACAGCGAGTGCCTCACCGGCGACATCCTCGCGTCGATCCGTTGCGACTGCGGGCCGCAGCTGCACACCGCACTGCAGAACATCGCCGACGAGGGTCGAGGTGTGCTGGTGTACCTGCGAGGCCACGAGGGCCGCGGCATCGGCATCGGTCACAAGCTACGGGCCTATGCGCTGCAGGACGGCGGCATGGACACCATCGAGGCCAACGAGGCGCAAGGGCTGCCGATCGACTCACGGGAGTACGGCGTCGGGGCGAACATCCTCGCCGACCTGGGCGTCACCGCCATGCGCCTGATGACCAACAACCCCACCAAGCTCGGCGGGCTGGAGGGCTACGACCTCGAGATCACGGAGCGGGTCCCGATCGAGATCGAGACCAATCCGGAGAACGTGCGCTACCTCCGGACCAAGCGCGACCGCATGGGTCATACGCTCGCCGACGACGCCTCCGACGGCTGA
- a CDS encoding riboflavin synthase, whose protein sequence is MFTGLVEEVGTVRSVTPVGGGARVVIEAALVLDDAGLGASIAVNGCCLTVVEFDAVSWAADAVPETLERTNIGALRPGDAVNLERPLAANGRYGGHVVQGHVDATAEVLTIDELDDGSFRYAFSLPSAVASYVVEKGSIAVDGISLTVAAVDTSTFAIAVIPHTHEVTTLGGRTVGDRVNIEADVLAKYVERLVRPSL, encoded by the coding sequence ATGTTCACCGGACTTGTGGAAGAAGTGGGGACGGTTCGCTCCGTCACCCCGGTTGGCGGTGGGGCCCGCGTCGTGATCGAGGCCGCTCTCGTCCTCGACGACGCCGGTCTCGGCGCTTCGATCGCGGTCAACGGGTGTTGCCTGACCGTGGTCGAGTTCGATGCGGTCTCCTGGGCCGCCGACGCCGTGCCGGAGACCCTCGAGCGCACGAACATCGGCGCACTCCGGCCCGGCGACGCCGTCAACCTCGAGCGTCCGCTCGCGGCCAACGGCCGCTATGGCGGACATGTCGTGCAAGGTCACGTCGACGCCACGGCCGAGGTCCTCACCATCGACGAGCTCGACGACGGATCCTTCCGCTATGCGTTCTCGTTGCCCTCCGCGGTGGCCTCCTATGTCGTCGAGAAGGGGAGTATCGCGGTCGACGGCATCAGCCTCACCGTTGCCGCGGTCGACACCAGCACCTTCGCCATCGCCGTCATCCCCCACACGCATGAGGTCACCACGCTCGGAGGCCGTACCGTGGGCGACAGGGTCAACATCGAAGCCGACGTGTTGGCCAAGTACGTGGAACGACTCGTTCGTCCCTCGCTCTGA
- a CDS encoding bifunctional riboflavin kinase/FAD synthetase — MDILHDRRDTLPDAMAVASTMGVFDGVHVGHQAVFRQVRDVADRLGVASAVVTFDNHPAYVVRPESAPRLLTTLDQKLELIAAQGIDFTYVIHFDEERAATHPEVFVEQVFIDALHARAIVVGEDFHFGKGRSGNVEGLRDIGAHWNFEVHTLELIRHEADAREPVSSTKIRRALAGGDVDRAAAMLGRPYTVRGVVEQGDQRGSGIGFPTANLPVPNVMAWPADAVYAGWCHRANGDRHPCAINIGRRPTFYEHTEQSLLEAHLIGFDGELYGEQIDVSFVEFLRSERKFDGIDQLVAQLTTDVADALTALGDY, encoded by the coding sequence ATGGACATCCTCCACGACCGGCGTGACACCCTGCCCGATGCCATGGCGGTGGCGTCCACCATGGGCGTGTTCGACGGAGTTCACGTCGGCCACCAGGCGGTGTTCCGCCAGGTCAGAGACGTTGCCGACCGGCTGGGCGTCGCCTCTGCGGTGGTCACATTCGACAACCATCCGGCTTATGTGGTCCGTCCCGAGAGTGCGCCGCGGCTGCTCACGACGTTGGACCAGAAGCTCGAACTCATCGCGGCGCAGGGCATCGACTTCACCTACGTGATCCACTTCGACGAGGAACGGGCGGCCACGCATCCCGAGGTCTTCGTCGAGCAGGTCTTCATCGATGCCTTACACGCCCGAGCCATCGTGGTCGGCGAGGATTTCCACTTCGGCAAGGGCCGCAGCGGCAACGTCGAGGGCCTTCGAGACATCGGCGCGCACTGGAATTTCGAGGTGCACACCCTCGAACTCATCCGCCACGAGGCAGATGCTCGTGAGCCGGTCTCGTCCACGAAGATCCGACGGGCGTTGGCCGGTGGCGATGTCGATCGGGCGGCGGCGATGCTGGGGCGGCCCTACACCGTGCGCGGCGTCGTCGAACAGGGCGATCAGCGGGGGAGCGGGATCGGCTTCCCCACGGCCAACCTGCCGGTTCCCAACGTGATGGCCTGGCCGGCCGACGCCGTCTACGCGGGCTGGTGTCACCGAGCCAACGGCGACCGCCATCCGTGCGCGATCAACATCGGCCGTCGCCCCACATTCTACGAGCACACCGAACAGTCGTTGCTGGAGGCGCACCTCATCGGCTTCGACGGCGAGCTGTACGGCGAACAGATCGACGTCTCGTTCGTCGAATTCCTGCGCAGCGAGCGCAAGTTCGACGGCATCGACCAGCTCGTCGCCCAACTCACCACCGATGTCGCCGATGCCTTGACAGCATTGGGCGATTACTAG
- the truB gene encoding tRNA pseudouridine(55) synthase TruB has protein sequence MARSGKGNDEGPHGVVVIDKPAGWTSHDVVAKSRGVLGTRKVGHSGTLDPDATGVLVLGVGKATRLLRFLTELPKSYVGEIVLGTETSTLDAAGDVTAVHDMAAVTDAQVRAATVPLTGAIEQIPPMVSAVKIDGKRLHELAREGKEVDRPARPVTVFRYDVEPVPGEPGVWRCEVDCSSGTYVRTLAADLGAALGGGAHLRALRRTAVGGFTLADAGTIEKPVLRPVADAVRHLDQVVADEEMAVDVGHGKRLDRDRLGVGDSAGPWAVSDAAGALLAVYEAHKGATKPALVIPR, from the coding sequence ATGGCTCGGTCGGGAAAGGGGAACGACGAGGGGCCGCACGGCGTCGTCGTCATCGACAAGCCGGCCGGGTGGACCAGTCATGACGTGGTGGCAAAGAGTCGCGGCGTGCTCGGAACCCGCAAGGTCGGACACAGCGGCACGCTCGATCCCGATGCGACCGGCGTGCTGGTGCTGGGCGTCGGCAAGGCGACACGGCTGCTGCGGTTCCTCACCGAGCTGCCCAAGTCGTATGTGGGCGAGATCGTGCTGGGCACCGAGACATCAACGCTCGACGCCGCCGGCGACGTCACGGCGGTCCACGACATGGCGGCGGTCACCGACGCGCAGGTCCGGGCGGCGACGGTGCCGCTGACCGGCGCGATCGAGCAGATTCCGCCGATGGTCTCTGCCGTGAAGATCGACGGCAAGCGCCTCCACGAGCTGGCTCGCGAAGGCAAGGAGGTGGACCGTCCGGCGCGGCCCGTGACGGTTTTTCGCTACGACGTCGAACCGGTCCCCGGCGAGCCCGGGGTCTGGCGTTGTGAGGTCGATTGTTCGTCGGGCACCTATGTGCGGACCCTGGCGGCTGACCTGGGCGCGGCACTGGGTGGCGGCGCCCACCTACGGGCATTGCGACGCACTGCGGTCGGCGGCTTCACGCTCGCCGATGCGGGCACCATCGAGAAGCCCGTGCTGCGGCCCGTCGCCGATGCCGTGCGGCACCTCGACCAGGTCGTCGCCGACGAGGAGATGGCCGTCGATGTCGGTCACGGCAAACGCCTCGACCGCGACCGCCTCGGGGTCGGAGACTCGGCCGGACCCTGGGCCGTCAGCGACGCGGCCGGTGCACTCCTCGCGGTCTACGAAGCGCACAAGGGTGCGACGAAGCCGGCCCTGGTGATCCCCCGGTAA
- the rbfA gene encoding 30S ribosome-binding factor RbfA, with protein MAGKGNQRSRRGNPATTNRTARVGELIKRIIAEELEHFDDDRMSLVSITSVDVDRELHKAVCWFTTLDGNDEPAVEEAFQEYRGRLRKAVSDQARLRSTPMLEFRADSTLRAAERIETLLRSDQRPPVPDPETPDTDPA; from the coding sequence ATGGCTGGCAAGGGAAACCAACGGAGCCGCCGGGGCAACCCGGCCACCACGAATCGCACCGCGCGCGTGGGCGAGCTGATCAAGCGCATCATCGCCGAGGAACTGGAGCATTTCGACGACGACCGCATGTCGCTGGTGTCGATCACGAGCGTCGACGTCGACCGCGAACTCCACAAGGCCGTCTGCTGGTTCACCACCCTCGATGGCAACGACGAGCCTGCCGTCGAGGAGGCCTTCCAGGAGTACCGAGGGCGGCTGCGCAAGGCCGTGAGCGACCAGGCTCGGCTGCGCTCGACCCCGATGCTCGAGTTCCGTGCCGATTCGACCCTGCGGGCGGCCGAACGGATCGAAACCCTGCTGCGCAGCGACCAACGTCCACCGGTGCCCGATCCCGAGACGCCCGACACCGACCCGGCCTGA
- a CDS encoding DUF503 domain-containing protein, with amino-acid sequence MHVLAVEFDLRLPHCQSLKEKRSVLRPVLDGLKNRHPVAVAEVDHQDLWQRAAIGVAVVSASTARAEAMMDEAERFVWSFPELEVLRSVSRWLEDD; translated from the coding sequence GTGCACGTTCTGGCTGTCGAGTTCGACCTTCGGTTGCCCCACTGTCAGTCGCTGAAGGAGAAGCGCTCGGTCCTGCGGCCGGTGCTCGACGGCTTGAAGAATCGTCACCCGGTGGCGGTGGCCGAGGTCGATCATCAGGATCTCTGGCAACGGGCGGCCATCGGTGTGGCGGTGGTGTCGGCGAGTACCGCAAGAGCGGAGGCGATGATGGACGAGGCCGAGCGTTTCGTCTGGTCGTTCCCCGAGCTCGAGGTGTTGCGGTCGGTGTCTCGCTGGCTGGAAGATGATTGA